AAGCCGCCTGGATGGCCGACAACCGCAAGCCCAACTCGCTTCAGGCGTCGATGGCGAAGGCCAAGGCGGGACGCACGGTCGTCGACATCACGCTCAAGTGCGTCGAGCTCGCGGGCACCTTCGGCTACACCGAGGAGTCGCTGTTGGAGAAGTGGGCGCGCGACTCGAAGATCCTCGACATCTTCGAGGGCACGCAGCAGATCCAGCAACTCATCGTCGCCCGCCGTCTGCTGGGCAAGACGAGCAAGGAACTGAAGTAAGGTCACGAGACGCCGGCCGGTGGGGTTGCTCCTCCGTGGAGGCCCCGACCGGCCGGCGTTTTGCTGCCTTCCCAGCCCCTCAAACGGGGTTCCTTCAGCTCGTGCGTGTTCGCAGCTTCCCGTAGGAAGCATGTCAACGCATCACACAGATCACGCTCCGGTCGATAGTGGCCGAAAAGCGAAGTTGTTATAAGACAGGAAATCTCGTAAGTCCACTATGTCTCATCAAGGTGGACGATTCCGTTCTCGCACCTCTAGCTGGCCGACACCTAGATCCTCAACGGCATCCCACAGAGAGTGGGAACATGCAGGCCTCCAGCTCGAGGCGGAACGGTTGAAGCCCCTCTGGCGCACGCCGTGATCAGCAATCTTCGGCGACGAAAGGAAGCCGAGCGAGCTCTGCGACAACCGAACCCCGCACCGGCCGCGGTTCAGGACCCCACAAGACAATTATGTGACACTCGTCACAATCGGAAACGAAGTTGGCCACTCGACGTCAATATCGAAATAAGGGGACGGCCTTCCAACGGAGGGGCCATCACTCCACAGGGGTATCGCAACACAGGGATCATCACAGTCACATAGGGGGAAAGGTCGAAGTATGTCTGGCTTCGGCGTGGATTTGGAGCACCTTTATAACGCCGCGGACTACGTATCGGACGCGGCGATACTCGCGAGCAGGGCACAAACCGGGGTACGAAACAACCAGGTTGACGCCCCGCGACCATTGCCTATCCCGGATCTCCCATGGGAATTCGGTATAGGCCCCAACGACAGCGCCGGGCACGTATTCGGCAGCACTCTCGGATTCGACGCGATCGCGTTCGCCTATTCGCAACACGTCGACGCGATGGTCAACCACCTGGGCGAATTGCAGGAGAGCGCCAGCTCGGGCAGTAGGGCCTTGACCTCGGTGGCGAAGCTCTACGAGCGCATTGACGAAGCCGGGCAGCTCTGAGGGGGCCGCGATGGATATCGAGATCGATATCGACCGCTCGGCGCTGCTCGACGGCATCGACGACGAGCTACGCGATGCGGCCAATAAGGCCATCGACGCGGTGGCGCTGGTGTGGTGTGCCACCTATCTTCCCTGGGACCCTCTTCCCTGGGAGGAACTTGTAATCCCCAAAGTGGAGGAGTATGCCCCGGACGTCCTTCGGCCGTTCCGCCTCATGTCGGGCCATGACATTCAAGGCATGACCGACCTCATCGAGGGGTATGAGACGACGCTGCGGAACTTCACTCCCAACATGCAGGCCGAGGAACCGGAGGAGCTACCCGAACTACGTCGGGCCTACGACCTGTTAAACGACAACTGGTACGGCGAGGGCGCCGAAGCCGCCACGCTCTACGTCGCACAACTGTCCCAAGCCTTCCAAGGCAGCGCCCTGCTGATCAGCGAGGTGGCCGGCGGAGTGATCGCCGCCCGCGAGACCATCGCCACCGCGCGGGATGACCTCGTCAATCTCGCCGACACCTTCTATGCGGCGGCCGAGGAGTACGTCGAGAGTAAACAGAG
The window above is part of the Saccharomonospora glauca K62 genome. Proteins encoded here:
- a CDS encoding acetate and sugar kinases/Hsc70/actin family protein, which encodes MSGFGVDLEHLYNAADYVSDAAILASRAQTGVRNNQVDAPRPLPIPDLPWEFGIGPNDSAGHVFGSTLGFDAIAFAYSQHVDAMVNHLGELQESASSGSRALTSVAKLYERIDEAGQL